A DNA window from Ostrea edulis chromosome 5, xbOstEdul1.1, whole genome shotgun sequence contains the following coding sequences:
- the LOC125650862 gene encoding uncharacterized protein LOC125650862: MEGASRNLWTDDAHLSHLIADNLLNAVGDPQNQRLRRHILDVLDRLDSVGNQIEIIRSGSCAEGFRIKGSDVDLMYVDKLTKVVSVTPENLGKYFAVVKMVNPPGIPPGYFKLIVLTPCTPLSHIRDATRKMCGEYYLSNEAFLQTFQQSSKGGVRHGPCVLETDDLGTDHDRAFCLEYKEWPKCADEWIIRRRAHGWPSQELVSRIKSNGCHLMAIGSKQLNENYTDCTMSDKSEWIQDPLQWRLSFSVAEKTLVYAFNDTQFLTYGIFKLLNQEVFSRDPILKSGLCSYFLKTALYWTIEETPSDYWTPEHLVFCVDICFQRLISWVETGFCPNYFIRENNMFLGKVQEWQLAYISSRLSEIHNEGWRCLLKCHSLSHLKKTLERARQEITPHSFPISKPEEDYKILVSSYSKPVSRTRKEDILDCGLFSEILARKPKMPSLDILELELKNSLTLEIKENMDSSDMDIIRLRRYHNLSQLALIYLNISLTKCTTRDRYKYIRKAFCYLNHTRFADISKGNLTLATAHYCLGRFSAALSYIKEYDERLEAGLGYIYCSSRHGVQTFGNYEENMCGQGFSSMEKASLAVSYDFEIFRMMPLVPIEIALEVVMMKHTESRVVIPPKMYSVFLKILCYSNMSNLKVVEELSLTLRDCLAFSNRINRHLNYIMLAVTATKLGKYEDALRYYCLAHNCKRIHIMKNSGCPEWYSRTSCLFYIAQLLRMLV, from the exons ATGGAAG GTGCTAGTAGAAATCTGTGGACAGACGATGCACATCTTTCGCATCTCATTGCTGATAATCTTCTGAATGCTGTTGGTGACCCACAGAATCAGCGACTGAGAAGACACATTTTGGACGTTCTGGATCGTCTGGACTCGGTTGGTAACCAGATTGAAATCATAAGATCTGGAAGTTGTGCAGAAGGTTTTCGTATAAAAGGATCAGACGTTGACCTAATGTATGTCGATAAATTGACTAAAGTTGTAAGTGTTACTCCAGAAAATCTGGGAAAATATTTTGCGGTGGTTAAAATGGTAAACCCTCCAGGTATTCCCCCAGGCTATTTCAAACTTATTGTTCTGACACCTTGTACTCCCCTTTCTCACATTCGAGATGCAACGAGGAAGATGTGTGGAGAGTACTATCTATCGAATGAAGCATTCTTACAAACCTTCCAACAATCTTCGAAAGGTGGCGTTCGTCACGGACCCTGTGTATTGGAGACGGACGATCTAGGAACAGATCACGATAGGGCCTTTTGCTTGGAATACAAAGAATGGCCGAAATGCGCAGACGAATGGATCATCAGAAGAAGAGCACATGGATGGCCCTCTCAAGAACTAGTCAGCAGGATAAAGAGCAATGGATGTCATTTAATGGCAATAGGATCAAAGCAACTTAATGAGAACTATACAGACTGTACTATGTCTGATAAATCAGAGTGGATACAAGACCCATTACAATGGAGATTATCCTTTTCCGTCGCTGAGAAGACATTGGTCTACGCCTTCAATGACACTCAGTTTTTGACGTATGGTATATTCAAACTTTTGAATCAGGAGGTCTTCTCAAGAGATCCTATCCTGAAAAGCGGTCTTTGCTCTTATTTCCTGAAAACTGCTTTGTATTGGACAATTGAAGAGACACCGTCCGATTATTGGACGCCCGAGCATCTAGTGTTTTGTGTTGATATTTGCTTTCAAAGACTGATTTCATGGGTGGAAACTGGATTCTGTCCAAACTATTTCATCAGAGAAAATAATATGTTTTTAGGAAAAGTACAAGAATGGCAGTTGGCATATATATCTTCTCGGCTCTCTGAAATACACAATGAAGGCTGGCGATGCTTGCTTAAATGTCATTCTCTGTCTCATCTTAAAAAGACTTTGGAACGCGCTAGACAAGAGATAACACCACATTCTTTTCCAATATCGAAACCAGAGGAAGACTATAAAATCCTTGTGTCATCTTACAGCAAACCTGTAAGTAGAACACGCAAAGAAGATATTCTCGATTGTGGATTGTTTAGTGAAATACTTGCACGAAAACCAAAAATGCCGTCGTTAGATATACTTGAATTAGAACTCAAGAATTCCCTGACATTAGAGATAAAGGAAAATATGGATTCTTCAGATATGGACATTATAAGGTTACGTCGCTATCACAATCTGTCACAGCTTGCATTGATATACCTGAATATTTCACTAACAAAATGTACAACTCGGGACCGCTACAAATACATTAGGAAAGCATTTTGCTACTTGAATCACACCCGATTTGCGGACATCAGCAAAGGGAATCTTACACTAGCTACTGCTCATTATTGTCTTGGAAGATTTTCAGCAGCTCTATCATATATCAAAGAGTATGATGAACGTTTAGAAGCTGGTCTGGGATACATATACTGCAGCAGTCGTCACGGTGTCCAAACGTTTGGGAATTATGAGGAAAATATGTGTGGACAAGGATTTAGTTCCATGGAAAAAGCTTCACTTGCAGTTTCGTATGATTTCGAAATCTTTAGGATGATGCCTCTCGTACCTATTGAAATAGCCCTGGAAGTGGTCATGATGAAACACACAGAGTCTCGTGTTGTCATCCCACCAAAAATGTACTCTGTGTTTCTGAAAATACTTTGCTATTCAAACATGAGCAATCTGAAGGTGGTGGAGGAATTGTCACTAACATTGAGAGACTGTCTAGCGTTCTCTAACCGGATCAACAGGCATTTAAACTACATCATGCTTGCAGTTACAGCAACCAAGTTAGGCAAATATGAAGATGCGTTGCGATATTACTGTTTGGCCCACAATTGCAAGCGGATCCACATCATGAAGAATTCCGGCTGCCCCGAGTGGTACTCCAGGACCTCCTGTTTATTTTACATTGCACAGTTGCTTAGAATGTTGGTATGA